One stretch of Cedecea neteri DNA includes these proteins:
- the rplU gene encoding 50S ribosomal protein L21, protein MYAVFQSGGKQHRVSEGQTVRLEKLDIATGETVEFAEVLMIANGEEVKIGVPFVDGGVIKAEVVAHGRGEKVKIVKFRRRKHYRKQAGHRQWFTDVKITGISA, encoded by the coding sequence ATGTACGCGGTTTTCCAAAGTGGTGGTAAACAACACCGAGTAAGCGAAGGTCAGACCGTTCGCCTGGAAAAGCTGGACATCGCAACTGGCGAAACTGTTGAGTTCGCTGAAGTTCTGATGATCGCAAACGGTGAAGAAGTCAAAATCGGCGTTCCTTTCGTCGATGGTGGCGTTATCAAAGCTGAAGTCGTTGCTCACGGTCGTGGCGAGAAAGTTAAAATCGTCAAGTTCCGTCGCCGTAAACACTATCGTAAGCAAGCGGGCCACCGTCAGTGGTTCACCGATGTGAAAATTACTGGCATCAGCGCCTAA
- the rpmA gene encoding 50S ribosomal protein L27, translating to MAHKKAGGSTRNGRDSEAKRLGVKRFGGETVLAGSIIVRQRGTKFHAGNNVGCGRDHTLFAKADGKVKFEVKGPNNRKYISIVAE from the coding sequence ATGGCACATAAAAAGGCTGGCGGCTCAACTCGTAACGGTCGCGATTCAGAAGCAAAACGCCTCGGTGTAAAACGCTTTGGTGGCGAAACTGTACTGGCTGGTAGCATCATCGTTCGTCAACGTGGTACTAAATTCCACGCTGGCAACAATGTAGGTTGTGGTCGTGACCACACCCTGTTTGCTAAAGCAGACGGTAAAGTAAAATTCGAAGTTAAAGGCCCGAACAATCGTAAATACATCAGCATCGTTGCTGAGTAA
- a CDS encoding DMT family transporter: MGQQAGIGILLALTTAMCWGALPIAMKQVLPVMAPPTVVFYRFLMASIGLGIILAIRGKLPPLTLFRKPRWLALLAIATGGLFGNFLLFSSSLQYLSPTASQVIGQLSPVGMMVASVVVLKERMRGTQVIGAIMLLCGLVMFFNTSLIEIFTRLTDYTLGVIFGVLAATVWVSYGVAQKVLLRRLASQQILFLLYTLCTIALLPLAKPGVIFQLSSWQLTCLVFCGLNTLVGYGALAEAMARWQASQVSAIITLTPLFTLLFSDLLSQAWPEYFAIPMLNLVGYIGALVVVAGAMYSAIGHRLWGRWHKTETATPVQRSGE; encoded by the coding sequence ATGGGGCAGCAGGCGGGGATCGGCATTCTTTTAGCGCTTACCACGGCGATGTGCTGGGGAGCGTTACCGATAGCGATGAAGCAGGTGCTTCCGGTGATGGCGCCGCCGACGGTGGTCTTTTATCGGTTCCTGATGGCCAGTATTGGCCTCGGCATTATTCTCGCGATTCGGGGTAAACTTCCGCCGCTCACCCTGTTCCGTAAGCCTCGGTGGCTGGCGCTGTTAGCGATTGCCACCGGTGGGCTATTTGGCAACTTTCTGCTCTTTAGCTCCTCCCTGCAGTATTTAAGTCCTACCGCGTCTCAGGTCATTGGTCAGCTCTCCCCCGTGGGGATGATGGTGGCGAGCGTGGTGGTGCTGAAAGAGAGAATGCGTGGCACACAGGTTATCGGTGCCATTATGCTCTTATGCGGGCTGGTGATGTTCTTCAACACCAGCCTGATAGAAATTTTTACCCGCCTGACGGATTACACGCTTGGAGTAATCTTTGGCGTGCTGGCGGCAACGGTTTGGGTCAGTTATGGTGTAGCGCAGAAGGTGTTATTACGTCGGCTGGCCTCGCAACAGATCCTCTTTTTGCTGTACACTTTATGTACTATTGCACTTTTGCCGCTGGCAAAGCCGGGCGTTATTTTCCAGCTCAGTAGCTGGCAACTGACGTGTCTGGTTTTTTGCGGTCTGAATACGTTGGTAGGATACGGCGCGCTCGCTGAGGCGATGGCGCGCTGGCAGGCCTCCCAGGTTAGCGCCATCATTACGCTAACGCCGCTGTTTACGCTGCTGTTCTCAGACCTGCTGTCTCAGGCCTGGCCCGAGTATTTCGCCATACCGATGCTTAACCTTGTGGGTTACATCGGTGCACTGGTGGTTGTGGCTGGTGCTATGTATTCTGCGATTGGCCACCGCCTTTGGGGGCGCTGGCATAAAACCGAAACGGCCACACCGGTGCAACGTTCGGGCGAATGA
- the cgtA gene encoding Obg family GTPase CgtA, producing the protein MKFVDEATILVVAGDGGNGCVSFRREKYIPRGGPDGGDGGDGGDVWLEADENLNTLIDYRFEKAFRAERGQNGQSRDCTGKRGHDVTVKVPVGTRVIDQGTGETMGDMTLHGQKLMVAKGGWHGLGNTRFKSSVNRTPRQKTMGTPGEKRDLQLELMLLADVGMLGMPNAGKSTFIRAVSAAKPKVADYPFTTLVPSLGVVRMDNEKSFVVADIPGLIEGAADGAGLGIRFLKHLERCRVLLHLIDIEPIDGSDPVENARIIVGELEKYSESLASKPRWLVFNKIDLMDKAQAEEKAKAIAEALGWEDKFYLISAASQMGVKDLCWDVMTFIIENPITATEVAKQTEKVEFMWDDYHRQQLDEMEAEAEEDWDDDWDDEDDEGVEIIYQK; encoded by the coding sequence ATGAAGTTTGTTGATGAAGCAACGATCCTGGTCGTGGCAGGGGATGGCGGTAACGGCTGCGTTAGCTTCCGTCGTGAAAAATATATCCCGAGAGGCGGCCCGGACGGCGGTGACGGCGGTGACGGCGGTGACGTATGGCTTGAAGCCGACGAGAACCTGAATACGCTCATCGATTATCGTTTTGAAAAGGCTTTCCGCGCTGAACGCGGTCAGAATGGCCAAAGCCGCGATTGTACCGGCAAGCGTGGTCATGACGTGACTGTGAAGGTGCCGGTCGGGACCCGAGTTATCGATCAGGGCACCGGTGAAACCATGGGTGATATGACCCTGCACGGTCAAAAGCTGATGGTTGCTAAGGGCGGCTGGCACGGTCTGGGTAACACCCGTTTTAAATCCTCGGTCAACCGTACTCCTCGCCAGAAAACGATGGGGACTCCAGGTGAAAAACGTGACCTACAGTTAGAGCTGATGCTGCTGGCCGATGTTGGCATGCTGGGCATGCCGAACGCAGGTAAATCAACCTTTATCCGCGCGGTATCTGCAGCGAAGCCAAAAGTTGCTGACTATCCATTTACCACGCTGGTGCCAAGTCTTGGCGTTGTCCGCATGGATAACGAGAAGAGCTTCGTTGTCGCGGATATCCCGGGGCTGATTGAGGGTGCCGCCGACGGTGCCGGTCTTGGTATTCGCTTCCTGAAGCACCTGGAACGTTGCCGTGTCCTGCTGCACCTCATCGATATTGAGCCTATCGATGGTTCAGATCCGGTTGAGAACGCCCGTATTATTGTTGGCGAGCTGGAAAAATACAGCGAAAGCCTGGCGTCTAAACCTCGCTGGCTGGTGTTTAACAAAATCGACCTGATGGACAAAGCGCAGGCTGAAGAGAAGGCGAAGGCGATTGCCGAAGCACTCGGCTGGGAAGATAAATTCTACCTTATCTCTGCGGCAAGCCAGATGGGCGTGAAGGATCTCTGCTGGGATGTGATGACCTTTATCATCGAAAACCCAATTACGGCGACTGAAGTCGCTAAGCAGACAGAGAAAGTCGAGTTTATGTGGGATGACTACCATCGCCAGCAGCTCGATGAAATGGAAGCTGAAGCAGAAGAAGATTGGGATGACGACTGGGACGATGAAGACGACGAAGGCGTCGAAATTATCTATCAGAAGTAA
- the pmrB gene encoding two-component system sensor histidine kinase PmrB yields MSSMRRRLMVLLALILLFFQLISVVWLWHESREQIGFLVSETLSAKARNQQVEKEIREAIASLLVPSLVMVAFTLFFSFWAITWITRPLNQLRSSLANRSADNLTPLPMFSDMDEMVAVTNSLNQLLGRLDHTIQQERLFTADAAHELRTPLAGLRLHLELMAKKGIEQAPMLLTRIDQLMHTIEQLLMLSRAGQALASGHYNTLTWSSDIVAPLKMEMEELAAPRGQKLIWPADASLTVQGDAVLLRLMLRNLLENASRYSPEKGVIHVMLAEKEGGTLLSVVDSGPGIKAEYLQQITEPFRRMDQRYGGSGLGLNIVLRIVQLHHGSLELDNRAEGGLQADCWLPGSIQ; encoded by the coding sequence ATGAGCAGCATGCGCCGGCGCCTGATGGTCCTGCTGGCGCTTATTCTTCTTTTTTTCCAGCTGATAAGCGTCGTCTGGCTCTGGCATGAAAGTCGTGAGCAGATTGGCTTCCTGGTGAGTGAAACGCTGTCCGCCAAGGCCCGAAACCAGCAGGTGGAGAAGGAGATCCGCGAAGCGATTGCCTCTTTGCTGGTGCCTTCTCTGGTGATGGTCGCCTTCACGCTTTTCTTTTCCTTCTGGGCAATCACCTGGATAACCCGTCCTCTGAATCAGCTGCGCTCCAGCCTTGCTAATCGTTCCGCCGACAATCTCACGCCGCTGCCCATGTTTTCCGACATGGACGAAATGGTGGCGGTGACCAATTCCCTTAACCAGCTGCTTGGCCGCCTGGATCATACTATTCAGCAAGAACGTCTGTTCACTGCCGATGCCGCACACGAACTGAGAACGCCGCTGGCTGGCCTCAGGCTGCATCTCGAACTGATGGCAAAAAAGGGCATAGAGCAGGCCCCGATGCTGCTAACCAGAATCGATCAGCTCATGCACACCATTGAGCAGCTACTGATGCTCTCCCGTGCCGGGCAAGCCCTCGCCAGCGGGCATTACAATACGCTGACCTGGAGCAGCGACATCGTTGCGCCGCTGAAGATGGAAATGGAAGAATTGGCTGCGCCTCGCGGGCAAAAGCTCATCTGGCCCGCGGACGCCTCTCTGACCGTTCAGGGCGATGCCGTGCTGCTGCGTTTGATGCTGCGTAACCTGCTGGAAAATGCCTCTCGCTATAGCCCAGAAAAAGGCGTGATTCATGTGATGCTGGCAGAGAAAGAGGGAGGAACTCTGTTGAGCGTGGTCGACAGCGGTCCGGGCATTAAAGCCGAGTATCTTCAGCAGATAACGGAACCTTTCAGGCGTATGGACCAGCGTTACGGTGGAAGCGGGCTGGGCCTGAACATTGTGCTACGTATTGTGCAGCTCCATCATGGCAGTCTTGAACTGGATAACCGCGCTGAAGGCGGCCTGCAGGCTGACTGCTGGCTTCCCGGCAGCATTCAATAA
- the pmrA gene encoding two-component system response regulator PmrA has protein sequence MKLLIVEDDLLLQEGLALALGGEGYALDCATTAAQADALLQSGEYSLIILDLGLPDKDGATLLSQWRRRGVKNPVLILTARDALEDRVNGLDSGADDYLVKPFALAELQARARALIRRYQGHSDNLLQEDDLTLNLQTQQVLLANQAVEITPKEFALLTRLMMRIGQTVHRETLQQDIYSWQDDPGSNTLEVHIHNLRRKLGKDRIKTVRGVGYRLESRS, from the coding sequence ATGAAACTGCTTATTGTTGAAGACGATTTACTGCTCCAGGAAGGTCTTGCGCTGGCATTAGGCGGGGAAGGCTATGCCTTAGACTGCGCCACCACGGCGGCCCAGGCAGACGCCCTGCTGCAAAGCGGCGAGTACAGCCTGATTATTCTCGACCTGGGGCTGCCTGATAAGGACGGTGCCACGCTGCTAAGCCAGTGGCGTCGTCGTGGGGTAAAAAACCCCGTGCTGATCCTCACGGCTCGCGACGCGCTTGAAGACCGCGTAAACGGCCTGGATTCTGGCGCCGATGATTATTTGGTTAAACCTTTTGCCCTTGCAGAGCTACAGGCACGCGCCCGGGCGCTGATTCGCCGCTACCAGGGGCACAGCGACAATCTGCTGCAGGAAGACGATTTAACCCTTAATCTGCAAACACAGCAGGTCTTACTCGCTAATCAGGCCGTAGAAATTACGCCCAAAGAGTTCGCCTTGCTCACTCGCCTGATGATGCGCATTGGCCAGACGGTGCACCGCGAAACGCTGCAGCAGGATATTTACAGCTGGCAAGACGACCCAGGCTCCAATACCCTCGAAGTGCATATCCATAATCTTCGCCGCAAATTAGGGAAGGACAGAATCAAAACCGTGCGCGGCGTTGGCTACCGACTGGAAAGCCGTTCATGA
- the dacB gene encoding serine-type D-Ala-D-Ala carboxypeptidase, producing MRFFRFVIGLTAAVAINVQAANVEEYTSQLPDGANLALMVQKVGATSPFIDYHSQQMALPASTQKVITALAALLQLGPDFRFTTTLESRAQVDNGVLNGDLIARFGGDPTLKRQDIRNMVAELKKAGVQQIKGNVLVDTSIFASHDKAPGWPWNDMTQCFSAPPAAAIVDRNCFSISLYSAPKADDLAYIRIASYYPVVMFSQVRTLAKGSPDAQYCELDVVPGDLNRYTLTGCLTQRADPLPLAFAIQDGASYAGAIIKDELKQAGISYSGTLLRQTQPNEPGTVLASKQSAPLHDLLKIMLKKSDNMIADTVFRTIGHNRLGVPGTWRAGADSVRQILRQKAGVDLGNSIVVDGSGLSRHNLISPATMMQVLQYIAQNDNQLNFISMLPLAGYDGSLQYRAGLHQAGVDGKVSAKTGSLQGVYNLAGFITTASGQRMAFVQYLSGYAVEPADQRNRRIPLVRFESRLYKDIYQNN from the coding sequence ATGCGATTTTTTAGATTTGTCATTGGGTTGACCGCTGCCGTAGCCATCAATGTTCAGGCTGCGAACGTTGAAGAGTACACCTCCCAGTTGCCTGATGGGGCGAACCTGGCGCTGATGGTGCAAAAAGTCGGTGCCACAAGCCCATTCATTGATTACCACAGCCAGCAGATGGCACTGCCTGCCAGTACTCAAAAAGTCATTACGGCGCTGGCTGCGCTGCTTCAGTTAGGCCCGGACTTTCGCTTTACGACGACGCTGGAAAGCCGCGCGCAGGTCGATAATGGCGTACTGAATGGCGACCTTATCGCGCGATTTGGCGGCGATCCTACGCTTAAACGTCAGGATATCCGCAATATGGTCGCCGAATTAAAAAAAGCAGGCGTCCAGCAGATTAAAGGTAACGTACTGGTCGATACGTCCATCTTTGCCAGCCACGATAAAGCGCCAGGCTGGCCCTGGAACGATATGACGCAGTGTTTTAGCGCCCCCCCTGCCGCCGCAATCGTGGACCGGAACTGTTTCTCAATTTCCCTGTATAGCGCCCCTAAGGCTGACGATTTGGCCTACATACGTATCGCGTCTTATTACCCGGTAGTGATGTTTAGCCAGGTCAGAACCCTGGCCAAAGGCTCCCCTGACGCCCAGTACTGTGAACTTGATGTCGTTCCGGGAGATTTGAATCGTTACACGCTGACAGGCTGCCTCACACAGCGCGCAGATCCTCTGCCATTAGCCTTTGCCATTCAGGACGGTGCTAGCTATGCAGGTGCCATCATCAAAGATGAACTGAAGCAGGCGGGGATTAGCTATAGCGGAACGCTGCTGCGCCAGACTCAGCCCAACGAACCGGGTACGGTACTCGCCAGCAAGCAGTCAGCACCGCTGCACGACCTGCTTAAAATCATGCTGAAGAAATCCGATAACATGATTGCCGATACCGTATTCAGGACCATCGGACATAATCGTTTAGGCGTCCCCGGCACATGGCGCGCAGGAGCAGATTCCGTTCGTCAGATTTTGCGTCAAAAAGCGGGCGTAGATTTGGGGAACAGCATCGTCGTCGACGGCTCCGGCCTTTCACGCCACAACCTGATTTCGCCAGCCACGATGATGCAGGTGCTGCAATACATCGCTCAGAATGATAATCAGCTAAACTTTATCTCCATGCTGCCGCTCGCGGGCTACGACGGTTCCCTGCAGTATCGTGCTGGCCTGCATCAGGCTGGCGTTGACGGCAAAGTGTCGGCGAAAACGGGCTCGCTGCAAGGGGTTTATAATCTGGCAGGCTTCATTACTACGGCCAGTGGCCAACGCATGGCCTTCGTGCAGTATCTCTCCGGCTATGCCGTTGAACCGGCCGACCAGCGTAACCGCCGTATCCCGCTGGTGCGTTTTGAAAGCCGGCTTTACAAGGATATTTACCAAAATAACTAG
- the greA gene encoding transcription elongation factor GreA translates to MQPIPMTLRGAEQLREELDFLKSVRRPEIIAAIAEAREHGDLKENAEYHAAREQQGFCEGRIQDIEAKLSNAQVIDVTKMPNNGRVIFGTTVTVLNLDNDEELTYRIVGDDEADFKKNLISVNSPIARGLVGKECDDVVVIRTPGGDVEFEILKVEYL, encoded by the coding sequence ATGCAACCTATTCCGATGACATTACGTGGCGCCGAACAATTACGCGAGGAACTGGATTTTCTGAAGTCCGTTCGTCGTCCGGAAATCATTGCTGCAATTGCAGAAGCTCGCGAGCATGGCGATCTTAAAGAAAACGCCGAATATCACGCCGCGCGTGAGCAGCAGGGCTTTTGTGAAGGCCGTATTCAGGATATCGAAGCGAAGCTGTCCAATGCTCAGGTGATCGATGTCACAAAAATGCCTAATAACGGCCGTGTGATTTTTGGCACCACCGTAACGGTATTGAACCTGGATAATGACGAAGAGCTTACTTATCGCATCGTTGGTGACGATGAGGCTGATTTTAAAAAGAATCTTATTTCTGTAAATTCGCCTATCGCTCGCGGCCTTGTGGGTAAAGAATGCGATGATGTTGTTGTGATTCGCACGCCGGGTGGCGATGTCGAATTCGAAATCCTGAAAGTAGAATATTTGTAA
- the yhbY gene encoding ribosome assembly RNA-binding protein YhbY: protein MNLSTKQKQHLKGLAHPLKPVVLLGNNGLTEGVLAEIEQALEHHELIKVKIATEDRETKTLIVDAIVRETGACNVQVIGKTLVIYRPSKERKISLPK, encoded by the coding sequence ATGAATCTGAGTACTAAACAAAAACAGCACCTGAAAGGTCTGGCCCATCCGCTCAAGCCGGTCGTTCTGCTTGGCAATAATGGTTTGACCGAAGGGGTACTGGCCGAGATTGAACAAGCGCTTGAGCACCATGAGTTAATCAAGGTGAAGATCGCAACGGAAGATCGCGAAACGAAAACCTTAATAGTGGATGCCATCGTGCGGGAAACCGGCGCCTGTAACGTACAGGTCATCGGTAAAACGCTGGTGATCTATCGCCCTTCTAAAGAGCGGAAGATCTCTCTGCCGAAGTAG
- the rlmE gene encoding 23S rRNA (uridine(2552)-2'-O)-methyltransferase RlmE, with protein MTGKKRSASSSRWLQEHFSDKYVLQAQKKGLRSRAWFKLDEIQQSDKLFKPGMTIVDLGAAPGGWSQYVVTQIGNQGRIIACDLLPMDPIVGVDFLQGDFRDELVVKALLERVGDSKVQVVMSDMAPNMSGTPAVDIPRAMYLVELALEMCRDVLAPGGSFVVKVFQGEGFDEYLREIRSLFTTVKVRKPDSSRARSREVYIVATGRKL; from the coding sequence ATGACAGGTAAGAAGCGTTCTGCCAGCTCCAGTCGCTGGCTGCAGGAACACTTTAGCGATAAATATGTTCTACAGGCACAGAAAAAGGGGTTGCGGTCCCGTGCCTGGTTTAAACTTGATGAAATACAGCAAAGTGACAAACTTTTTAAGCCAGGAATGACTATTGTTGATCTTGGTGCTGCACCCGGCGGGTGGTCACAGTACGTCGTGACCCAAATCGGGAATCAGGGGAGAATCATCGCTTGCGATCTTTTACCAATGGATCCTATCGTTGGTGTGGACTTCCTTCAGGGCGATTTTCGTGATGAATTAGTCGTCAAAGCCCTGCTGGAACGTGTTGGTGACAGTAAAGTGCAGGTTGTCATGTCAGATATGGCGCCAAACATGAGCGGGACACCGGCAGTCGATATCCCGCGCGCTATGTACCTGGTTGAACTGGCGCTGGAAATGTGTCGGGACGTGCTGGCGCCGGGCGGTAGTTTTGTAGTGAAAGTGTTTCAGGGCGAAGGTTTCGATGAATACCTGCGAGAAATTCGCTCCCTGTTTACGACGGTTAAAGTTCGTAAGCCGGACTCTTCTCGTGCCCGCTCACGTGAAGTGTACATTGTAGCGACCGGGCGCAAACTATAG
- the ftsH gene encoding ATP-dependent zinc metalloprotease FtsH encodes MAKNLILWLVIAVVLMSVFQSFGPSESNGRRVDYSTFLSEVNQDQVREARINGREINVTKKDSNRYTTYIPVNDPKLLDNLITKNVKVVGEPPEEQSLLATIFISWFPMLLLIGVWIFFMRQMQGGGGKGAMSFGKSKARMLTEDQIKTTFADVAGCDEAKEEVAELVEYLREPSRFQKLGGKIPKGVLMVGPPGTGKTLLAKAIAGEAKVPFFTISGSDFVEMFVGVGASRVRDMFEQAKKAAPCIIFIDEIDAVGRQRGAGLGGGHDEREQTLNQMLVEMDGFEGNEGIIVIAATNRPDVLDPALLRPGRFDRQVVVGLPDVRGREQILKVHMRRVPLSPDIDAAIIARGTPGFSGADLANLVNEAALFAARGNKRVVSMVEFEKAKDKIMMGAERRSMVMTEAQKESTAYHEAGHAIIGRLVPEHDPVHKVTIIPRGRALGVTFFLPEGDAISASRQKLESQISTLYGGRLAEEIIYGPEHVSTGASNDIKVATNLARNMVTQWGFSDKLGPLLYAEEEGEVFLGRSVAKAKHMSDETARIIDQEVKSLIERNYARARQLLNENMDILHTMKDALMKYETIDAPQIDDLMARREVRPPAGWEDASKSSNNSDNNGTPNAPRPVDEPRTPNPGNTMSEQLGDK; translated from the coding sequence ATGGCGAAAAACCTAATACTCTGGCTGGTCATTGCCGTTGTGCTAATGTCGGTATTCCAGAGCTTTGGGCCCAGCGAGTCAAATGGCCGTAGGGTGGACTACTCCACTTTCCTGTCCGAAGTTAATCAGGACCAGGTTCGCGAAGCGCGCATCAACGGACGTGAAATCAACGTTACCAAGAAAGATAGTAACCGATACACGACTTACATCCCCGTTAATGATCCCAAGCTGCTTGATAATCTGATTACCAAGAACGTGAAAGTTGTGGGCGAGCCGCCTGAAGAGCAGAGTCTGCTGGCAACTATCTTCATTTCCTGGTTCCCAATGCTGCTGCTGATTGGGGTCTGGATCTTCTTTATGCGCCAAATGCAGGGCGGCGGTGGCAAAGGTGCCATGTCGTTCGGTAAGAGCAAGGCGCGTATGCTAACGGAAGACCAAATCAAGACCACCTTTGCTGACGTTGCAGGCTGTGACGAGGCGAAAGAAGAGGTGGCTGAGCTGGTTGAATACCTGCGTGAGCCGAGCCGTTTCCAGAAGCTGGGCGGTAAAATCCCGAAAGGCGTCCTGATGGTCGGTCCTCCGGGTACGGGTAAAACGCTGCTGGCAAAAGCGATTGCTGGCGAAGCTAAAGTGCCGTTCTTCACGATTTCCGGCTCTGACTTTGTTGAAATGTTCGTCGGTGTGGGCGCATCCCGTGTCCGTGACATGTTCGAACAGGCCAAGAAAGCAGCACCTTGCATTATCTTTATCGATGAAATCGATGCCGTAGGTCGTCAGCGTGGCGCCGGTCTGGGTGGTGGTCACGATGAACGTGAGCAGACCCTGAACCAGATGCTGGTTGAGATGGATGGCTTCGAAGGTAACGAAGGTATCATCGTTATTGCGGCAACTAACCGTCCTGACGTACTTGACCCGGCGCTGCTGCGTCCAGGTCGTTTCGACCGCCAGGTTGTTGTCGGTCTGCCGGACGTTCGTGGCCGTGAGCAAATCCTGAAAGTGCATATGCGCCGCGTACCGCTTTCGCCGGATATTGATGCTGCAATTATCGCTCGTGGTACGCCTGGTTTCTCCGGTGCCGATCTGGCCAACCTGGTGAACGAAGCCGCGCTGTTTGCCGCTCGCGGTAACAAGCGTGTGGTATCGATGGTTGAGTTCGAGAAAGCGAAAGACAAAATCATGATGGGGGCAGAACGTCGCTCCATGGTGATGACGGAAGCGCAGAAAGAATCTACTGCCTATCACGAAGCTGGCCATGCGATTATCGGTCGCCTGGTACCGGAACACGATCCGGTGCACAAAGTGACGATTATTCCTCGTGGTCGTGCGTTGGGTGTGACCTTCTTCCTGCCTGAAGGCGATGCTATTAGCGCCAGCCGTCAGAAACTGGAAAGTCAGATCTCCACGCTGTACGGCGGCCGTCTGGCAGAAGAGATTATCTACGGACCGGAACATGTGTCTACCGGGGCGTCGAATGACATTAAAGTCGCGACCAACCTGGCACGTAACATGGTTACCCAGTGGGGCTTCTCCGACAAACTTGGTCCGCTGCTGTATGCGGAAGAAGAGGGCGAAGTATTCCTGGGCCGTTCAGTTGCGAAAGCTAAGCATATGTCTGATGAGACCGCGCGTATCATCGATCAGGAAGTGAAATCCCTGATTGAACGCAACTATGCTCGTGCTCGCCAGCTGCTGAATGAGAACATGGATATCCTGCATACCATGAAAGATGCGTTGATGAAGTATGAAACCATCGATGCACCGCAGATTGACGATCTGATGGCTCGCCGCGAAGTGCGTCCGCCAGCAGGTTGGGAAGATGCGAGCAAGAGCAGCAATAATTCTGATAACAACGGTACCCCAAATGCGCCACGCCCGGTTGATGAACCGCGCACGCCAAATCCGGGTAACACGATGTCAGAACAGCTGGGCGACAAATAA
- the folP gene encoding dihydropteroate synthase encodes MKLTAQGSTLDLSHPHVMGILNVTPDSFSDGGQHNSLVEALKHANAMINAGATIIDVGGESTRPGAAEVSTEEELERVIPVVEAIAQRFEVWVSVDTSKAEVIRESARVGAHIINDIRSLQEPGALAAAAETGLPVCLMHMQGEPKTMQQAPHYDDVYADVNRFFVQHIARCEAGGISKEKLLLDPGFGFGKNLTHNYQLLARLSEFHHYGMPLLVGMSRKSMVGQLLNVGPDQRLSGSLACAVIAAMQGAQILRVHDVKETVEAMRVVEATLSVKENKYYE; translated from the coding sequence ATGAAACTTACCGCGCAGGGCTCTACGCTGGATCTCTCCCATCCTCATGTCATGGGGATTTTAAACGTCACGCCGGATTCTTTTTCTGACGGTGGCCAGCACAACTCGCTGGTTGAAGCCCTGAAGCATGCAAACGCTATGATCAACGCCGGGGCGACAATCATTGATGTTGGCGGAGAATCTACGCGACCTGGTGCGGCCGAAGTAAGTACTGAAGAAGAGCTTGAGCGCGTTATCCCGGTGGTGGAGGCGATTGCTCAGCGTTTTGAAGTCTGGGTTTCTGTGGATACCTCAAAGGCTGAGGTTATCCGCGAGTCTGCCCGAGTGGGGGCGCATATTATCAACGATATTCGCTCGTTACAGGAGCCCGGGGCGCTGGCCGCCGCTGCGGAAACGGGGCTACCGGTTTGCCTGATGCATATGCAAGGTGAACCGAAAACGATGCAGCAGGCGCCGCACTATGATGACGTGTATGCCGACGTGAATCGCTTTTTTGTGCAGCATATTGCCCGCTGTGAGGCGGGAGGTATCTCAAAAGAGAAATTGTTGCTCGACCCAGGCTTTGGTTTCGGTAAGAATCTCACCCACAATTACCAGCTATTAGCCCGACTTTCGGAATTCCATCACTACGGCATGCCGCTCCTGGTGGGAATGTCCCGTAAATCCATGGTGGGGCAGTTGCTGAATGTTGGCCCCGACCAGCGTCTGAGCGGAAGTCTTGCCTGTGCGGTGATTGCTGCCATGCAGGGGGCACAAATTCTTCGCGTTCATGACGTGAAAGAGACAGTTGAAGCTATGCGCGTGGTTGAAGCTACGCTTTCAGTGAAGGAAAACAAATACTATGAGTAA